The stretch of DNA GATATGGAAGGAATAATAGGATTTCTTTGTTGGCAAGTAACACAAAACCAGCTCAAACTGGCTTAATCCAAAAAAGGGAAGCTAATTGGCTGGGTGAATAGTGACTGGACCAGGAGTCTGACTGCCAACATCTAGAGTGCATCCTCACCCCTAATTTGCTTGAGTGGAATACTGGGATGCATACTTAAGCACCTCTTGCCAGATGCCTCTGTCCTGAACCTGCCTTCTCTCATCTGTAGGCAAAGGTGACGATCCCTATAGCACAAGGCTCCTTCTCGTTTGGCGGCATCAATAATTTATCCCACTCAATGGCTTCACAGCCAAGGCAGGATCAGAGCTGCTCCTGGGATCCCgtaaaggagcagagagagagagagagagaaagagagaggtggtCGATACTGCATTTACTTAAGGAAGCCCCAGGGATAAGCTGGAGCTGCCTGGATGTGGCTGGTTACAACCTCACACAGGGGTGGAGCTAAGACAATAGGTCCAGCTTGAGCTGCCTGGAAACAGGCATCCGAGCAGAGCTGTGTAGGCCATAGCTTTCTGAAGGCCAGGCTCCGTTCAAAAGCAAGAGCTGGTGGCAGTGTGGTAGAGGAAAGAGTCCTAGTGAATAAGcctctcattcattcagcatttacTAAGCATCCACTTTGTGCCAGCACTGCGTGCTACTGCTGGAGTCTACACCAGTGGCGTTGTCCTGATGAATTTGCATGCCCAcccccccaggggacatttggcagtgtCAAAAGATTTTGGGGTTGTCACGTTTTTAGGTTAGGGGAGTGGGTGTGCCATGggcatctagtggatagaggCCGTGGGTACTGCcgaacatcctacaatgcacaggacagcccctcacAGCAAAGAccccaaggttgagaaaccctggttGACCCTGATGAACTTAATGGTGTCCCTGTCCTCCTGCATCTTGCCGTGGAGAAACACGGGGAAAAGAGCAAGAAGGGAATGGGAGAAACAAAgtaaagaggcaagaaaaaagaaaaaactattagaagaaagaaagaaagaaagaaagaaagaaagaaagaaagaaagaaagaaagaaagaaagaaagaaagaaaggaagagacaggaggCTCCGGTGAAGAGGAATGGagctgtgaccttggccaaggcCTGAGAGGGTGACATTAGGTGGGGGTGAGGAACAGTTTTCCAAGCAACCGGTTGGGAACgctcaagcagagggaggaggaggggtaaGATGAGACTTGGGTTAAGCCCATTTGCCACGGCTGCTGTGTGGAGTCCAGCTTTCATGGGGGCCTGAAAGAGTGCCAAGGGGGATCCTGCAGGCACCCTGGGAGAGGTAGACAGGGGTGCCGTGAGGATTGTTTCTCTGGAGATCTTTGGAGGAGGTCTGAGGGGCGAGGGAAACGGAGAACCCAGGATGATAATTCATTTTGGATACACTGTGTTTGAAATGAGGGTATGCTTCTAGAAGCTGGGTGGTATGACCTTGGTTAAGTGTCCTGACCTCCTGGAGACCCTGTTTTGTCACCAGTGTAAGGACTGGATGTGCCCAGTGCCTGGCTTAGAGTGAGTCATAGGTAAATATTAAGCCGTTACCATCAAGAGGCTGGAAAGAGGCAGTGCATACCATTCTCAGCACAGTGCTGGGCTCATAGCTATAACTCTTCGGTTTTGTTTCCATTCCCTTATGTTTGAAGAGGTCAGATGTAgcacagaatataaaaatcaacGAATACAAAAGAGTACACAGAGTGaatctctctctcaccctcttcaCCAGTCACTAGCAGTGATGATTCATGATTGTTGACTGTGCCAGATCAAGGCTGCAGATGGGAGCTGAAATCAGGGTCCTGTACCACCACCCCCTTTCCAGCCCCCCCTCTTTCACAGCCCCAGGGGCTGTGCTGTCTGGAGAAAGGGGTGCCTTTTTCTGATCTGTCAAAGGTGCCTTGTGGGCCAGCAGGTTCCAAATGAGGTGGGTCTTAAGTCAGCAAAGTGGGAAATCTTACACTGAATCaatctttttctccctccaaaccaaacccctcccaaccccccctCCTCAATATTCTGGAACATTTCTGGTGCCAGAGAGAAAGATGAGAACCCACAAGGTGCTCGCCTTCCTCCTACTCTTTGTGATCGCCTTCGGGGCCTCTGAGAACGCCAGCACGTCCCGGGGCTGTGGACTGGATCTCCTCCCTCAGTACGTGTCCCTGTGCGACCTGGACACCATCTGGGGCATCGTGGTGGAGGCGGTGGCTGGGGCAGGCGCCCTGATCACGCTGCTCCTGATGCTCATCCTGCTGGTGCGGCTACCATTTATCAAGGACAAGGAGAAGAAGGACCCCGTGGGCctccacttcctcttccttctggggACCCTGGGCCTCTTCGGGCTGACATTTGCCTTCATCATCCGGGAAGACGAGACTATCTGCTCGGTGCGCCGGTTCCTCTGGGGCGTCCTCTTCGcgctctgcttctcctgcctgctgAGCCAGGCGTGGCGCGTGCGGAGGCTGGTGCGCCACGGCAAGAGCCCCTCGGGCTGGCAGCTGGTTGGTGTGGCGCTGTGCCTGATGCTGGTGCAGGTGATCATCGCCATCGAGTGGCTGGTGCTGACTGTTCTGCGTGACGCAAAGCCGGCCTGCGCTTACGAGCCCATGGACTTCGTGATGGCCCTCATCTACGACATGGTACTGCTGGTGGCCACCCTGGGGCTGGCGCTCTTCACGCTGTGCGGCAAGTTCAAGAAATGGAAGCAGAACGGGGCCTGCATCCTGGTCACAGCCTTCCTCTCTGTGCTCATCTGGGTGGCCTGGATGACCATGTACCTCTTTGGCAACGCCGAGTTGCGGCAGGGAGATGCCTGGGGCGACCCCACCTTGGCCATCACGCTGGTGGCCAGCGGCTGGGTCTTCGTCATCTTCCACGCCATCCCCGAAATCCACTGCACCATCCTACCAGCCCCACAGGAGAACACGCCCAACTACTTCGACACCTCGCAGCCGAGAATGCGGGAGACGGCGTTTGAGGAGGACGTGCAGCTGCCACGGACCTACATGGAGAACAAAGCCTTCTCGATGGATGAACACAATGCAGGTAACACGGTCACCACCCTGCTGGGTTAGGCTCTGGGCCCATGTGCCCCCAAAggcctcccttctttctctctagtGGGGATCCATCCTCCCGGGGCAGTCCTGGCAGATTGGAGCCCACAAACATTGGCCTCTGCGCTATCACTGGCCCAGGGGTggatttttatttagtatttcttcCTATCAGTTGGCAactaatttaatataaaactcCAGGTTTCTCACCTCTTT from Vulpes vulpes isolate BD-2025 chromosome 3, VulVul3, whole genome shotgun sequence encodes:
- the GPRC5B gene encoding G-protein coupled receptor family C group 5 member B, which codes for MRTHKVLAFLLLFVIAFGASENASTSRGCGLDLLPQYVSLCDLDTIWGIVVEAVAGAGALITLLLMLILLVRLPFIKDKEKKDPVGLHFLFLLGTLGLFGLTFAFIIREDETICSVRRFLWGVLFALCFSCLLSQAWRVRRLVRHGKSPSGWQLVGVALCLMLVQVIIAIEWLVLTVLRDAKPACAYEPMDFVMALIYDMVLLVATLGLALFTLCGKFKKWKQNGACILVTAFLSVLIWVAWMTMYLFGNAELRQGDAWGDPTLAITLVASGWVFVIFHAIPEIHCTILPAPQENTPNYFDTSQPRMRETAFEEDVQLPRTYMENKAFSMDEHNAALRTAGFRNGSLGNRPSAPFRSNVYQPTEMAVVLNGGTIPTAPPSYTGRHLW